The Vitis vinifera cultivar Pinot Noir 40024 chromosome 12, ASM3070453v1 genome has a segment encoding these proteins:
- the LOC104880985 gene encoding E3 ubiquitin-protein ligase RDUF1 encodes MSLDRRPRIIVHHGTRRMRSYHYYWCQHCQRTVRIASGILSEILLCPFCSCRLQYEFHAPRLRLVPTFTGLGVLAAELLEDVDVSLLPRRRQNTDLNGVLWGSEMRIPSINVPSGVGRHLLTPPRPGRPVAAPENVAVPRLDGSNFAIRDVLNEEMEELTHNEVTGENTQDDRPGPPPAAPSAIEALPSVRLTPTHLRNDPCCPVCKEEYRAGEEVREMPCNHLYHSDCIVPWLRIHNSCPVCRYELQASPNPHAVHNTRAENFDVEEVTNRLVWPWNQWFSMWPFRSLPNWRYPDGLDFHYNRRGAGTWWPSWLIL; translated from the exons ATGTCCTTGGACCGTCGTCCTCGCATAATTGTCCACCATGGAACCCGAAGAATGAGAAGCTACCATTACTACTGGTGCCAGCATTGCCAAAGAACAGTGAGGATTGCCTCCGGGATCCTATCAGAAATTCTTCTATGTCCTTTTTGCTCATGCAGACTCCAGTATGAGTTCCATGCACCGAGGCTAAGGCTTGTCCCCACTTTTACAGGCCTAGGAGTCCTGGCAGCTGAGCTGTTGGAGGATGTGGATGTTAGTCTGCTGCCAAGGAGGCGGCAAAACACTGATTTAAACGGAGTTTTATGGGGATCTGAAATGCGTATTCCCTCCATTAATGTCCCATCTGGGGTCGGCCGTCATTTGCTTACACCACCTCGGCCAGGCAGGCCGGTGGCTGCACCTGAAAATGTGGCAGTGCCCAGATTGGATGGAAGCAATTTTGCCATTAGGGACGTGCTGAACGAGGAGATGGAGGAGCTTACTCACAATGAGGTGACGGGGGAGAACACCCAAGATGACAGGCCTGGGCCACCACCTGCTGCCCCTTCAGCCATTGAGGCCTTGCCATCAGTAAGGCTGACACCCACCCATTTGAGGAACGACCCTTGTTGCCCAGTTTGCAAGGAGGAATACCGGGCTGGTGAGGAAGTGAGGGAGATGCCCTGCAACCATTTGTATCACTCCGACTGCATTGTTCCTTGGTTGAGAATTCATAACTCTTGCCCCGTTTGCCGCTATGAGCTGCAAGCTTCCCCCAACCCTCATGCTGTTCACAACACTAGAGCTGAAAATTTTGATGTTGAAGAGGTGACGAACCGCCTAGTCTGGCCATGGAACCAATGGTTCTCTATGTGGCCGTTCCGTTCATTGCCAAATTGGAGGTACCCAGATGGTCTTGATTTCCATTACAATCGGCGTGGAG CTGGCACCTGGTGGCCTTCCTGGCTCATTCTATAG